A part of Chitinophagales bacterium genomic DNA contains:
- a CDS encoding amidase family protein gives MPITNKRVHGFSDDVLADLDAVALSALIKKGAIHPREVVAASIERAKKVNPSLNAVVTDRYEKGIADSNETHSGFFAGIPTFIKDMTYVKGMPSYFGSEAFANAKPAKRTDPIAKQIFAQGFVNLGTSSMPEFGFTCSTEFENQADTCNPNAGA, from the coding sequence ATGCCAATAACCAATAAAAGAGTGCACGGATTTAGCGATGATGTACTGGCCGATTTAGACGCAGTGGCGCTTTCAGCATTGATCAAAAAAGGAGCAATACACCCTCGTGAAGTAGTGGCGGCTTCAATTGAAAGAGCAAAAAAAGTCAATCCTTCCTTAAATGCGGTCGTGACAGATCGTTATGAAAAGGGAATAGCGGATTCCAATGAAACACATTCCGGCTTTTTTGCGGGCATCCCTACCTTCATCAAGGACATGACCTACGTGAAGGGCATGCCTAGCTATTTCGGCTCTGAAGCATTTGCAAATGCGAAGCCGGCAAAAAGAACAGACCCAATTGCCAAACAGATATTTGCACAGGGCTTTGTAAACCTGGGAACCAGTTCCATGCCTGAATTTGGGTTCACCTGTTCCACCGAATTTGAAAATCAGGCAGATACCTGCAATCCCAATGCTGGCGCATGA
- a CDS encoding DUF4365 domain-containing protein, producing MPKQTESQKIGSLGHSIVEMQVRQSSFWIARGLTEDFGIDIELELAPEQVQGKFIKAQIKTHKTLSSKTDFLTEALPKSFLRYVYECRIPIILIMVSADTSETWFVWLQKWLIDTKNVSNIYNESETKSFSVKVDKKNDFTEGLKRELISIANWENSTQLYIAVRDLANLSQKLYDDKLSKMLFDYLEELREHTDNPDYLYSLISRVIELGTAIWATPEGNKVSQLLFKFIREHGDSLNADHIAKLILRGKECSRTGINALGVLYDNFPNHAVSLNLTDKFKDFDDPRLHYYCTIRERYIGSSIGAWLSEKNDLTVGNLKADFSSIKTSIFDKWANRGDSVIFDYVYEFQDSENEKSTNC from the coding sequence ATGCCTAAACAAACAGAGTCTCAAAAAATAGGATCATTAGGACATAGCATAGTTGAAATGCAAGTTCGACAATCATCCTTTTGGATAGCTCGCGGATTAACAGAGGATTTTGGAATTGACATAGAACTGGAATTGGCTCCAGAACAGGTGCAGGGAAAGTTTATCAAAGCTCAAATTAAAACACATAAAACTCTCAGCTCTAAAACAGACTTCTTGACTGAGGCATTACCTAAATCCTTTTTGCGATATGTTTATGAATGTCGAATACCGATTATCTTGATAATGGTATCAGCAGACACTTCAGAAACTTGGTTTGTGTGGTTGCAGAAATGGCTAATTGATACCAAGAATGTTTCTAATATTTACAATGAAAGTGAAACTAAATCCTTTTCCGTTAAAGTTGACAAGAAGAATGATTTTACGGAAGGACTCAAAAGAGAGCTCATTTCAATTGCAAATTGGGAAAATTCGACCCAACTTTATATAGCTGTGCGAGATTTGGCCAATCTTTCACAAAAACTGTACGATGATAAGTTATCGAAAATGTTGTTCGATTATCTTGAAGAGTTACGGGAACATACAGATAACCCAGACTATCTTTATTCATTAATTAGTAGAGTAATAGAACTTGGAACTGCTATTTGGGCAACACCTGAGGGAAATAAAGTTTCTCAACTTCTATTTAAGTTTATCAGAGAACATGGAGATAGTCTGAATGCAGATCACATTGCCAAACTAATCTTGAGAGGAAAAGAATGTTCCCGAACTGGCATTAACGCGTTAGGAGTTTTGTATGATAATTTTCCAAATCACGCAGTTTCATTAAATCTTACTGATAAGTTTAAAGACTTTGATGACCCAAGACTTCATTACTATTGTACGATAAGGGAGCGATACATTGGTTCCTCAATAGGGGCATGGCTTTCAGAAAAGAATGACCTAACCGTTGGAAACTTGAAGGCGGATTTCTCTTCCATAAAAACCAGCATTTTTGACAAGTGGGCAAATCGAGGAGACTCGGTAATCTTTGATTACGTTTATGAATTTCAAGATTCTGAAAATGAAAAAAGCACAAACTGCTAA